One region of Thunnus albacares chromosome 8, fThuAlb1.1, whole genome shotgun sequence genomic DNA includes:
- the tmc4 gene encoding transmembrane channel-like protein 7: MTNELRRQDSSRVYDYIEGDGYPGDQQSLRSRQVQSRASNQNYPQFNWSSTPTEQDEEGTSAPTRDLRSIPLPMALKRAVRQVQQMQIPVVSSVESWKRRKTKSLHKVAREFLYFFTLWRNTLQKIGGNFGGGVQSYFLFLRFLVVLNFVSFLLIAGFVLIPSIVFRSVGDSVVNSTGPEECMAYDPNPQALVVFYNYFLDLLSGTGFMEYSYLFYGYYNNTVAEDQNFSYNIPLAYLLTAVFYFAFCLFCIIQRMGTAARVAVATGGSAVGNYSMIVFTGWDYSCLGDRATKLKQKNIHYRLQVDLEEERIKKRAAALTLGRKIVLYSLRVFMALVAFGLIIAAFFGIFFATTYSQDQSGQAGILGLIFEYLPSIVITAENFVVPLLCDQIALIERYAPGTTVIVALLRAVFLRLVSLAVLLFTLWRQITCEGNINSKDCKLCQYNYGVYQCWETRVGQEMYKLTLFDLLINIAVLTLVEFPRRMVVDNWSNKLAQWVGRQEFVVPSNVLGLVYGQTVVWTGALFCPLLPLINTLKFVILFYCKKTTLFQNCRPALKTFRSTTSNFFFLVVLLFGWGLATVVMVYSLAEIHPSMGCGPFRSFSNMWAIVPTSFYNLSKLSQNFLFFIGSQAFSIPLFVFSCVVMCYFAALASVYGKSVALLRAQLKLEGRDKQFLVKQIEQLQKPKQHAGAQD; encoded by the exons ATGACCAATGAACTACGGAGACAAGACTCAAGTAGGGTGTATGACTATATTGAAG GGGATGGTTACCCTGGTGACCAGCAGTCACTAAGGTCACGACAGGTCCAGTCTCGAGCGTCCAATCAGAATTACCCTCAGTTCAACTGGAGCTCGACCCCTACGGAGCAGGATGAAGAGGGCACCAGTGCACCAACCCGGGACCTCAGGAGCATCCCTCTGCCCATGGCCCTGAAAAGAGCTGTGCG GCAGGTGCAGCAAATGCAGATACCTGTGGTTTCCAGCGTCGAGTCCTGGAAACGGAGGAAGACCAAATCTCTGCATAAAGTCGCCAGAGAATTTCTCTACTTTTTTACGCTGTGGAGAAACACCTTGCAAAAGATTGGAG GGAACTTTGGAGGTGGTGTCCAGTCCTACTTCCTGTTCCTGCGATTCTTGGTGGTGCTCAATTTTGTCTCCTTCTTACTGATCGCTGGATTCGTCCTCATCCCCAGCATTGTCTTCAGATCTGTTGGGGACAGCGTTGTTAACAGCACTG gTCCAGAGGAATGCATGGCTTATGACCCTAATCCTCAAGCCTTGGTGGTGTTCTATAATTACTTCCTTGACTTACTTTCAGGAACG GGTTTCATGGAGTATTCATACCTCTTCTATGGCTACTACAACAACACAGTGGCAGAGGACCAGAACTTCTCCTACAACATCCCCCTGGCCTACCTCTTGACTGCTGTCTTCTACTTTgccttttgtctcttttgcATCATACAACG CATGGGGACTGCAGCTCGGGTTGCTGTGGCAACGGGAGGCAGCGCTGTGGGCAACTACAGCATGATAGTGTTCACTGGCTGGGACTACAGTTGTCTGGGAGACCGAGCTACCAAACTGAAGCAGAAAAACATCCACTACCGGCTACAG GTGGATCTGGAGGAGGAGCGCATAAAGAAACGGGCAGCCGCTCTGACTTTGGGTCGAAAAATTGTTTTATACTCACTTCGTGTCTTTATGGCTCTTGTTGCTTTTGGGCTCATCATAGCAGCCTTCTTCGGCATCTTCTTTGCCACTACCTACAGCCAG GACCAGAGTGGACAGGCGGGGATCCTGGGTTTGATTTTTGAGTATCTACCTTCCATTGTCATCACTGCCGAAAACTTTGTGGTGCCTTTGCTGTGTGACCAGATCGCCTTAATAGAGCGATATGCCCCTGGGACTACTGTCATAGTAGCACTGTTAAG GGCAGTGTTCCTGCGCCTGGTGAGTCTGGCTGTTCTGCTGTTCACCCTGTGGCGTCAGATCACCTGTGAGGGGAACATAAATAGTAAAGACTGTAAATTGTGCCAATACAACTACGGTGTCTACCAG TGCTGGGAAACACGAGTGGGACAGGAGATGTACAAACTGACACTGTTTGACCTCCTCATCAACATCGCTGTGCTCACCCTGGTGGAGTTTCCACGCAG gatggTGGTGGATAACTGGTCCAATAAGTTGGCTCAGTGGGTGGGTCGGCAGGAGTTTGTAGTTCCTTCTAACGTGCTCGGCCTGGTTTATGGTCAGACTGTGGTTTGGACGGGGGCTCTTTTCTGCCCTCTGCTGCCGCTCATCAACACCCTCAAGTTTGTCATCCTCTTCTACTGCAAAAAG ACCACACTCTTCCAAAATTGTCGGCCAGCCCTGAAGACATTTCGCTCCACCACCTCCAACTTCTTCTTCCTCGTGGTGCTCCTGTTCGGCTGGGGCCTGGCTACAGTCGTCATGGTTTACAGTTTAGCTGA GATCCACCCTTCTATGGGTTGCGGGCCTTTCCGTTCCTTCTCCAACATGTGGGCGATTGTTCCAACCTCTTTCTACAATCTCTCCAAACTATCACAGAACTTTCTCTTCTTCATTGGCTCCCAGGCATTCTCAATCCCTCTCTTTGTATTTTCCTG TGTGGTGATGTGTTATTTTGCAGCTTTAGCATCAGTTTATGGAAAAAGTGTTGCTCTGCTAAGAGCTCAGCTTAAACTG GAGGGTCGTGACAAGCAGTTCTTGGTCAAACAGATTGAACAACTTCAGAAACCGAAACAACATGCAGGAGCACAAGACTGA
- the mboat7 gene encoding lysophospholipid acyltransferase 7, with product MSSDELVYLGVLAASIPVGFLFRYLSPPVKQGAALLLGLSITIATCHVHTLHSLVTVIGTWIIIKSNWRHAPALSLSWTFLYLLFFRLVTWFGLPQPTPFSNAIQLLLTLKMVSLANEVQIFHMEKKKEVSSFAKSPVIGGLSQEPSLYDIMSYSYCYVGIMTGPFFRFQTFVDWLKQPSPLALPSWVPCLQRLKLVPVYGALFVAVNSVFPLAYVRTEEFMDENFFFRLFYMIAVFFVFRMRFYAAWCGAEAGCISAGLGCYPEKALSKPGGGPTVNYSVDPAAEEQYDFKTIQNIDCYNTDFCVKVRHGMRYWNMTVQWWLHHYIYPNSPFKAYTLRAGWTMFISAYWHGLHAGYYLSFLTIPLCIAAESAMEASVRAKLGPRGQNIFDWVHWFLKMRAYDYMCMGFVLLKASDTINYWMSIYFIMHIIAVCCIIVGKVLKGGKREGRRGDKEEKKEGEKVDNKENTGEKTD from the exons ATGTCTTCTGATGAGCTGGTCTATTTGGGAGTTCTCGCTGCCTCCATCCCTGTTGGATTCCTCTTCCGTTACCTCA GTCCTCCTGTGAAACAGGGAGCAGCTCTGCTTCTGGGCCTCTCAATTACCATCGCCACCTGTCATGTCCACACACTCCACTCTCTGGTAACGGTGATTGGAACATGGATTATTATAAAGAGCAACTGGCG GCATGCCCCTGCATTGAGTCTCAGCTGGACCTttctctacctcctcttcttccggTTGGTCACTTGGTTCGGTTTACCACAACCAACACCTTTTTCCAACGCCATCCAGCTACTTCTCACTCTTAAG ATGGTGAGTCTGGCCAACGAGGTGCAAATTTTCCAcatggagaagaaaaaggaagtgaGCTCCTTTGCAAAGTCTCCTGTCATTGGTGGTCTGTCTCAGGAGCCGTCTCTCTACGATATTATGTCCTATAGCTACTGTTATGTCGGTATCATGACCG GCCCGTTCTTTCGCTTCCAAACATTCGTCGACTGGCTGAAGCAGCCCAGCCCACTGGCCCTGCCTAGCTGGGTGCCGTGTCTGCAGCGTCTGAAGCTGGTTCCTGTCTATGGCGCTCTGTTCGTGGCTGTCAACTCTGTCTTTCCTCTGGCTTACGTTCGCACGGAGGAGTTCATGGATGAAAACTTCTTCTTCAG GCTGTTCTACATGATCGCGGTGTTCTTCGTGTTCAGGATGCGTTTCTATGCAGCGTGGTGTGGAGCTGAGGCCGGTTGTATCAGTGCAGGTCTAGGCTGCTATCCAGAAAAGGCGCTTAGCAAACCTGGAGGAGGACCCACAGTCAACTATAG TGTTGATCCTGCCGCTGAGGAGCAATATGACTTTAAAACCATCCAGAACATTGACTGCTACAACACCGACTTCTGTGTGAAGGTGCGACACGGCATGCGTTACTGGAACATGACGGTGCAGTGGTGGCTGCATCACTACATCTATCCCAACTCTCCCTTCAAAGCCTACACTCTCAG GGCTGGCTGGACCATGTTCATCAGCGCCTACTGGCACGGTCTACATGCCGGCTACTACCTCTCCTTCCTCACCATCCCCCTGTGCATTGCAGCTGAGTCCGCCATGGAGGCCTCTGTCAGAGCTAAACTGGGCCCTCGTGGACAGAACATCTTCGACTGGGTTCACTGGTTCTTGAAGATGAGAGCCTACGACTACATGTGCATGGGCTTTGTGCTACTGAAGGCCTCCGACACCATCAACTACTGGATGTCCATCTACTTCATCATGCACATCATCGCTGTTTGCTGTATAATAGTGGGCAAGGTCCTGAAGGGAGGGAAaagggaagggaggagaggagacaaggaggagaaaaaagagggagaaaaggtaGATAACAAGGAGAATACTGGAGAGAAAACAGACTGA
- the rps9 gene encoding 40S ribosomal protein S9 — MPVARSWVCRKTYVTPRRPFEKSRLDQELKLIGEYGLRNKREVWRVKFTLAKIRKAARELLTLDEKDPKRLFEGNALLRRLVRIGVLDEGKMKLDYILGLKVEDFLERRLQTQVFKLGLAKSIHHARVLIRQRHIRVRKQVVNIPSFVVRLDSQKHIDFSLRSPYGGGRPGRVKRKNTKKGQGGAGGADDEEED, encoded by the exons ATGCCCGTTGCCAGGAGTTGGGTTTGTCGCAAGACATATGTCACCCCCCGCCGTCCCTTCGAGAAGTCCCGTCTCGACCAGGAGTTGAAACTCATTG GCGAGTATGGACTGAGGAACAAGCGTGAGGTGTGGAGGGTCAAGTTCACCCTGGCCAAGATCCGTAAAGCTGCCAGAGAGCTGCTCACTCTGGACGAGAAGGACCCCAAGCGTCTGTTTGAAG GTAATGCCTTGCTCAGGCGTCTGGTGAGGATTGGTGTACTGGACGAGGGTAAGATGAAGCTGGATTACATCCTGGGTCTGAAGGTTGAAGATTTCTTGGAGAGGAGGCTGCAGACGCAGGTTTTCAAGCTTGGACTTGCCAAGAGCATCCACCACGCCCGTGTCCTTATCCGCCAGAGGCACATCCG TGTGCGCAAGCAGGTGGTGAACATCCCCTCCTTCGTGGTCCGCCTGGACAGCCAAAAGCACATTGACTTCTCTCTGAGGTCTCCATACGGCGGTGGACGCCCAGGCCGCGTCAAGAGAAAGAACACCAAGAAGGGCCAGGGTGGAGCCGGAGGAGCTGACGACGAAGAGGAGGATTAA